CACCACGGGCACCTGATCCAACGTGGCCTCCACGAAGGCCGGCGCCGGAGGGGCCTTGAGCACGCGCACGAACACCAATTCCCCGGGCGTGAACACGTCCGAGATGTTCTTGGGAGCGCTCTTCTTCTTCTGCCGCGCCCAGGTGACGGAGTCGAAGGACACCTCCGCGGTGCGGCCCACCAGGTCCACGCGCGCCACGTTGCGCTTCGCGTCCACCTCCGTGACATAGCCGGTGAGGCGCAGCCCCTCCTCCATCGGCTTGAGGAGGACCTGGCCCACGCGCTCGCGCTCCGGCGACCGGGCCTCCTCTTCCTCCGAGTCCGTGTCCGCAGCCAGCGCGGCGGGCTGCTGCTCCTCGGCGCCCTCGACCTCCTGCGCGGTGGGCGCCTTCGCCGGGGCCGCGGCGGCGAGCGGCTGGGCCAGCGGCGCCAGGTCCGCGACATAGCCCTGGTCCTTCTGGCGGCGGCCGGCCTCGTCGATGCGCTGGACGATGAGCTCGCGGTAGCGCTTCCACTGCGCCTCCTCCAGCTTGCCCTGTGCGCCCCGGTAGCCCTGGCGCCGGTCCACGGCCTCCAGGCCGTCACGCACGGCCTGCTCGGCGGTGGCCTGGAGCTTGGGCACGAGCGCGATGTCCACGCGCAGGCCGCCCTCCATCACCGTCTTCTCTCCGTAGCGTTCAATCAGCGTGCGGCGGATCTCCTCCGCGTAGAAGGCGCCCGCGCTGACCGTCTTGCGCGGCGCGAGCACGATGGGCTTGTCCTTCTCCGCGTCCACCACCGCGCGCGGCACGAAGCCCTGGCCCGCCATCTGCTCCAGCACGTAGCGCTGGCGCGCCTTGGCGCGGGTGATGTTCGCCACCGGGTTGATGCGGTGGGGGGACTGCACGGTGCCCGCGAGCACGGCGGCCTCGCCCACGGTCAGGTCCTTGGCGTGCTTGCCAAAGTAGTAGAGCGCCGCCTCCTCCAGCCCGTAGCGGCGCTGCCCGAAGTACACGCCGTTGATGTAGAGGCTGAGGATCTGGTCCTTCGTGAGCGCCTGCTCCAGGCGCGGGGTGAGGATCCACTCGCGGATCTTCCGGCCCAGGCTGCGCTCGGGCGTGAGCAGCATGTTCTTCACGACCTGCTGCGTGAGCGTGGACGCGCCGGACTTGCGGCTGCCGGGGATGAGGTTCTTCACGCCCGCGCGCAGGATGCCGAAGGGGTCCAGGCCCTCGTGCTTGTAGAAGTCCGCGTCCTCGGCGGCGAGGAACGCGTTGCGCACGTGCGGGGGCAGGTCCTCCATGCGCACGAGCGTGCGGCGCTCCAGCGCGTACTCCGCGCAGAGCGAGCCGTCCGCGCACGTCACCTTCGTCACCTGCGGCGGCTGGTAGTTGCGCAGCGACTCCACGGAGGGGAGGTCGCGGCTGAAGTAGACGTACGTGCCCACGCACACGCCGATGAGGAGCACCAGCCCGACGGCGCCCAGCACCAGCAGCCGCTTCGTCCAGCGCCACAGCGCGGCGCCGAAGCCGCCCTTCCTGGGCGGCGGGGCTCCGGTCGGGGCCGGGGGGAGGGGCTCGGGAGAGGGAGGCATCGGTCGGGCCGGAGTCATGACGCTCGTGAAGGCAGGATGAAGGATTGGAGGTTAGACCGGGGGGCGGGCGGGGTGAACCCGTCCGGGCCATCCCCCCGGAAACGGGGGCTGTTTCCTGGCTGCCCGCCCTACGGCGCGGCGGGCGGGAGCGGCTCCGGCGTGACAGGACCCGCCGGGTCGGCCCGGGCCACGCGGCCCACCCGCTCCGCGTTGACGCGGGCCTGGACGTAGCGGGGCGACAGCCGGGTGGCGGCGGCGTAGGCGGCGCGGGCCTCCTCCAGCCGGCCCAGGCGCTCGCAAGCGACGCCCAGGTTGTTCTGCACGTAGGCCACGTGCGGCAGGAGGCTGGCGGCCTGGGTGAGGATCTCCACGGCGCGCGCGTTGTCGTTGGCGCGCAGGTAGGCGAAGCCCAGGTTGTTGAGCGCGTGGCCGTGCTCGGGGTCCAGGTGTACCGCCTGCTGGAAGCGCAGGATGGCGGAGGTGAGCTCCTGGGCGCCCAGGTGCGCGCGGCCGAGCACCTGGTACACCTCCGGGTCCTCCGGGTCGCGCAAGAGCGCCTCCTCGCCCACGCGGACGGCGTCCGGGAAGCGCCCTTCCGACACCAGCAGCCGCGCCTGCTGCACCAGCGCCCCCGCGTCATGGGGCTCCGCCTGCCCCAGCCGGGCGTACGCGCCGATGGCGAGCCGCGTGTCCCCGGCCAGCCGGGCCGTGCGTGCCAGCTGCGCCAGGGCGTCCGTGGCGCCCGGGTCGTCGTGCAGCGCGCGGCGCAGCTCCGTCACGGCGCCGGACAGGTCCCCCAGCTCGCGTAGGCCCTGGGCGCGGGCCACGTGGTCCACCCGGCGGGCGTGCGTGTGCGGCAGCGCCAGGGCGTCACCGGGGACGGGGGCGTCGGTGGGAGCCTCCATCGGGGCGGCCTCGTCCACGAGGAGTGGGGCGGCCATCAGCGAGGGCTCCAGGACCGTGACGGCCAGGGGCAGGGTGGGAGCGGCGGCGACAGGGCCCTGGCCCGCGCGGGCCTCCAGGGCGTGCGAGAGCCAGGGCTTGAGCAGGCGGGGCAGGGGCACGTCCTCCCACGCGGCGAGCCCCAGGGCGGCGAGCGCGGCGGGGATGAGGGCCTTGCGAAGCGCGGGCGGCACGGTGAAGCGCCGGGAGGAGGCGGGGCGACGGGACCGGGTGCGCGTCTTCGGGTTCATGGCCACCCTCTGTTGCGACCGGTGTGCCAACGGATTTTCCCTCTGGGAGGCGGCGGGTGTGTCCCTGGGGCCACAGGCGCGAGGGGAAAAGCGTGGCAGGGGCGTGGGCCGCGTGCGACGGTCCGCGGCGCATGCGAATCGCGACCTGGAACGTGAACTCGGTGAGGGCTCGGCAGCAGCGGTTGGTCAACTGGCTGAAGAGCGCCCAGCCAGACGTGCTGTGCCTGCAGGAGCTCAAGTGCACCGACGCGGACTTCCCCTTCGACGCGGTGAAGGAGGCGGGCTACTTCGCCGCGGTGCACGGGCAGAAGACGTACAACGGCGTGGCCATCCTGGCGAAGACGGAGCCCACGGACGTCATCCGGGGTCTGTCGGACGGGGTGGATGACACGCACGCGCGCTTCATCAGCGCGACGGTGAACGGCATCCGCGTGGTGAGCGCGTACGCGCCCAACGGGCAGCAGGTGGACTCGCCCGCGTATGTGTACAAGCTGGAGTGGTACCGGCGGCTGCGCAACTACCTGGACACGCGCCACAAGCCGGACGATCTGGTGGTGATGGGCGGGGACTGGAACATCGCGCCGGACCCCATCGACGTGTACGACGTGGCGCAGTGGGAAGGGCAGACGCTCTTCACGTTGCGCGAGCGGGATGCGCTCCAGCAGGTGTGTGCGTTTGGCCTGACGGACGCGTTCCGCAAGCTGCACCCGGACGTGCAGAAGTTCTCCTGGTGGGACTACCGGATGCTGATGTTCCCCAAGAACAAGGGCGTGCGAATCGACCACCTGTTCCTCACGGCGCCGCTGGTGCCCCGGCTCACGGCCTGTGACGTGGACCGCGAGGAGCGCAAGGGACAGCAGCCGTCGGACCACGCGCCGGTGTGGCTGGAGTTGAAGGACTGAGTAGAGTCGGAGGCATGTCCGTCCTCCGACTTGAATGCACGAAGTGCGACCAGACGTATGCGCCGGGCAAGGTGTGGAACCTGTGCACGGCGTGTCAGGCGCCGCTGTTCGCCCGCTACGACCTGGAGCGCGCGGCGAAGACGCTGCGCAAGGAAGCGCTGCCTGGACGTGAGCGCTCCATGTGGCGCTACCACGAGGTGCTGCCGGTGGACGACCCGGCGCAGCGCCTGTCGTTGGGCGAAGGTTTCACGCCGCTGCTCCCCGCGCCCCGGCTGGGTTCATGGCTGGGATTGCAGCGGGTCTGGGTGAAGGACGAGAGCGGCAACCCGACGGGCTCCTTCAAGGCACGCGGCCTGTCCGCCGCGGTGTCCATGGCGAAGGTGCTGGGCGCGAAGGCGGTGTGTCTGCCCTCCGCGGGCAACGCGGGCAGCGCGCTGGCGGCGTACGCGGCGCGAGGCGGGCTGGAGGCGCACGTCTTCGTGCCGAAGGACATCGCGTCGCTGTTCCTGATGGAGACGCGGGCGTACGGCGCGCACGTGGAGACGGTGGACGGGCTCATCTCCGACGCGGGCCGGGTGTGCGCGGGGTTGGCGAAGGAGCATGGCTGGTACGAGTGCGCCACGCTGAAAGAGCCCTACCGGGTCGAGGGCAAGAAGACGATGGGCTACGAGCTGGCGGAGCAGCTCGGGTGGACGCTGCCGGACGTCATCCTGTACCCGACGGGCGGGGGCACGGGGCTCATCGGGATGTGGAAGGCCTTCGACGAGATGGAGGCGATGGGGCTGATTGATTCGAAGCGGCCTCGGATGGTGGCGGTGCAGGCGGAAGGCTGCGCGCCCATCGTGAAGGCGCACGCGGAAGGCAAGCCGGACGCGCCCATGTGGCAGGGCGCGACGACGCATGCGCACGGCCTGCGGGTGCCGAAGGCCTTGGGCGACTTCCTCATCCTGCGCGCGGTGAAGGCCAGCCACGGCACGGCGGTGTCTGTGACGGAGGAGGAGATCGTCCAGGGCACGAAGGACGCAGCCGCTGCGGAAGGGCTGTTCATGGCGCCGGAAGGTGGCGCGTGCGTGGCGGCGCTCAAGAAGCTTCAGGCCGCCGGGGACGTGAAGCCGGAGGAGACGGTGGTCGTGTTCAACACGGGCACGGGCTTCAAGTACGTGGAGAACATGGCGCCTCTGTGGTGAGGCTCTTCGCGATTGTTTTGTGCGTATGGCTGGCAGGTTGCGCGTCCGCGCCCCTGCCCGCGTTGGAGGACTGGGGCACAGCGGAGGACGACGCCTGCGGAGGGCATGACCGGTGCGTGGCACTGGTCTGTGCCGACGACCTCTGTGGCCTCTATCGCTGCGAGGACACCGGGGGGTTGCTGGCACGGGGAGGCATCCGGCCTCCCGTGTCATCAGCGGCACCCGGTTCTGGTCCCCGGCGCAACTGGGGCAGCGCTCAGTCTCTCCCGGGTGACCGCGACGCCATCTTCGTCATCCGTTGGTACAACCATCCCGCGCCTGCTCCGCCTCCCGATGGCAGGAAGCCCTCCGGCTCGGGATGGGTGAAGCATCACCTCTACTCCCAAGAGGAACGGCTCGCCGAGTTCTTCTGGTGGCGGGGAAGAATCAATGTGCATGACTTCACGATGGTCATTCCTCGTGCGGAGCACGTGCGAATCCATGGGCCGGGAGGACGTGGTGGGCCCTGGAATCAGGCGTGGCGTGACTTCTCTCGCAAGAACTCGAATGCGACTCCGAAGGAGATCCAGGACCCACTGGCTCGGATGATCGTTGACTTCAACATCATGGGTCCCATTGTTTCCTACTATCAGCTTCGCTAGTCGCCGGAGGAGCCGTGAGGTTCTTTGAAGTGAATGCTGCGAAAGGGGCGCGCTTCACCGGATTCATCGATGGCACGCACCGATGGGGATTGCCGGGAGGGTTGTGTCCTGTGTGTGGGTCCAGCCCTGGTGGACTGGGAGAGGCGTATCCCTCCGTGGATCTCTCTGGCTGGGCCCACCGTGAGGAGCTTGCGGAAGCAAGGCAGGTTCCGCTCGAAGAGTACGAGCGACTGCGTGATCTCGTCAGGCTTCAGGTGCCCTTTGAGGCGCCACTGCTGCCAGGGGCCGAGTTCGGGCCGCTCATCGGCAAGGCCTCCGGCAAGTGGAGTGCACTCGATCTGTATGACCCTTGGACCCTGGTGATGCGGAGCGAGATCGTGGACCTGCTGCGTGAAGCAGGTATCGCCCTTCGTGCGAGCAAGATGGACCTGCGCTTTCGGAGCAAGGTCGAGGTGGAGCTGCGGGAGGTCGAGATCCATTGCCGAGGCCGACTGCACGACAGCTGCTTCCCGGGCGGACGGGAACGCCCCTGCGAACGGTGCGGGCGGCAAGGAGGCAGCTATCCAGACGCGCCCATCCTTGATGGGAGCACCCTGACCGGCGACCTGGACCTGTTCCGGCTGACCGACTACACGACCATCATCATCGCCACGGAGCGCTTCGTGGACGCCGTGAACCGCTTCGGATTCGAAGGCGTCGTGTTCAAGGAGATCCCCGTCCTCTGACCTACGGCGCCACGTCCAGCCGCGTCCAATCCGCGGCGACCTGGAGCTCCAGCACCCCGTCCTCGAAACGGTGTGCTCGCGCTCCCGTCACCCGCCGTGCCGACGTCAGCCCATACACCCGCACCGTCTCCTCCGTGCGCGCCCGTGCGAGCGTGCCCGTCTCACTCCGCTCCAATCGCAGCACTCCGTCTGTCACTCCGCCGCGCAGCTCCGTGAGCCGTGACTCGCCGTAGCCGTCTCCCGCGTCCTCGTAGAGCCGGCCGTGGATCTCCGGCGCCGCGTGCACGTGCCACTCCAGGTGCTTCCAGTTCGCGTCCGTGGTGTGCAGCGCCGGCCGTGTCAGCGCCACAGCGCCTCCCGCGCGCAGCCACACCGGCACCGTGTCCAAAGGCCCGTCCGCGATGACGTGCCGGCCTCCCTCGCGGACTTCTCCCGGCCGCTCCAGCCCCGGCCACTCCAACCACGCACCCGCCGGCAGGTACGCCAGCCGCTTCGTCTGCCCCGGCCGCACCACCGGCGCCACCAGCAAATCCCTCCCGAACAGGAACTGATCAAACGCGCCCGCCGCGTCTGCGTCTCCGGGCGCCTCCATCAACAGCGGCCTCATCGGCGCGAGCCCCGTCTCCGACGCCTCGTGCATCAGCGTGTACAGCGTGGGCAGCAGCCGGTACCGCCGCTCCAGCGCCGCTCGCGCCAGCGTCAAGTAGGGCTCTCCGAAGCGCCACGGCTCCTGCGGCGACGTTCCCTTGCCCGCGTGGTTGCGCATCAACGGGTAGAACGTGCCCGTCTGCATCCAGCGCACCAGCAGCTCGCCGTTCGCCCGGCCGATGAAGCCCGGGATGTCCACCCCCGTGAGCGCCACCGCCGCCAGGCCCAACCCCATCAACATGGGCAGCGACGTCTCCAGCTGCGTCCAGTGGCTGGAGTTGTCCCCCGTCCACACCGCCGAGTACCGCTGGATGCCCGCGAACCCCGCCCGCGTCAGCAGGAACGGCCGGGCCTCCGGACGCAGCTCGCGCAGACCTTCGAACGCGCCCTTCGCCATGCCCAGCGCGTAGACGTTGTGCACCTCCAGGTGCCGCTTCTCCCCGTGCCGCGCGTCGTACGGCAGCGTCTTGCCCTCCACCGTGCCGGTGCCTTCCGCGCGCTCGCTCGTCAGCGTGAGGATGCCCACATCCGGCTGCACCCCGAAGCACGACGGCTCGTTCATGTCATTCCAGAACCCCGCCATGCCCAGCGCCACGAAGTCGCGGTGCAGGCCTCCCCACCAGCGCTGCACCTCCGGCCGCGTCAGGTCCGGGAACACCGCGGGCTTGGGCCACACCTCGCCCACCAGCACGCCGCCCCGGTCGTAGCGGACCAGGTAGTCGCGCGCTTTCGCGTCCTCGTACACGTTCCAGCCCGGCTCCAGCTTCAACGCCGGGTCGATGATGGGCACCAGCCTCACGCCCTGCGCCGCCGCCTCGCGCACCAGGCCCGCCGGGTCCGGGTAGCGTGCGCTGTCCCAGGTCCAGACCTTGTACCCATCCATGTAATCGATATCGAGATACACGCAGTCCAGCGGCAGGCCGCGCTGACGGTAGCCCTGGATGACGCCCCGGATGTCCTGCGCGTTCTCGTAGCCCCAGCGGCTCTGCTGCGCGCCCAGGCTCCACAGCGGGGGCAGGGGAGGCCGCCCCGTCAGCGCCGCGTACCTGCGCACCACGTCCGCGGGCAGGGGCCCCGCGAAGAGGTAGCAGTCCAGCTCCGGCCCCCACGACTCCCACGCCATCCGCGACGCGTCCGCGAGCGCCACGTCCACCTCCGAGCGCCAGGACTCGTCCAGGAAGAACCCCCACGCCACGCCGTCGCGCAGGCCCATGAAGAACGGGATGGACTGGTAGAGCGGATCCGTGTCCGGGTGGTGCGGCACCACGTCCGTGTTCCAGAACGTGAAGTGCATGCCGCGCTTGTCCAGCGGCCCCACCTTCTCTCCGAACCCCAGGTAGCGCTCGCCCTCTGGCGCCCGCAGCTTCAGCCGCGCGCGGTGCCGGCTCATCGGATACGCGGCCTGCACCTCGCCGGACACGTCCACGCAGCGCGCCAGCTCGCGCCCATGCGCGTCCCGGAAGCGCCACGTCCCCGACTCCGTGTCCACGTCCAGGGACACACCCTCCGCCGTCACCCGCGCGCGCTCGCCGTCGCGCTCGACCTTCAAGGGGTGGACCCCTTCGGCGATGACGGACCAGGACCGCTTGCCGGGCAGCTCGGGATGGAGGAAGCCGATCTCCGACGACACCGGCGCGTGTCTCAGCCGCAGCACTCCGGGCAGCGGACACGACACCTCCAGGACGGCATGCCGGCCGGACAGGCGCAGCCGGTGGGATTCGACGTGGGCGTCAGCGACGTGCATTCTTCGCAATCTAGGGAGGCCGCGCGGCCCGCACCCGCCTTTCCTTCCGGGCCCGTGCGATGCTGTCCACTGTCATGACGCCGCCCCCTGATCCGCTGCCATTCCCGGACAGCCTCTGCCACCGCTGCGCCGCGCCGCCCCGCTACGTCCAGACGCGGACCTCCACCTTCATCATGTGTCCGCTCCTGCCCCAGAAGTACGCGCCCCAGCCCGTGCGCG
The sequence above is drawn from the Corallococcus sp. NCRR genome and encodes:
- a CDS encoding penicillin-binding protein 1A; this translates as MPPSPEPLPPAPTGAPPPRKGGFGAALWRWTKRLLVLGAVGLVLLIGVCVGTYVYFSRDLPSVESLRNYQPPQVTKVTCADGSLCAEYALERRTLVRMEDLPPHVRNAFLAAEDADFYKHEGLDPFGILRAGVKNLIPGSRKSGASTLTQQVVKNMLLTPERSLGRKIREWILTPRLEQALTKDQILSLYINGVYFGQRRYGLEEAALYYFGKHAKDLTVGEAAVLAGTVQSPHRINPVANITRAKARQRYVLEQMAGQGFVPRAVVDAEKDKPIVLAPRKTVSAGAFYAEEIRRTLIERYGEKTVMEGGLRVDIALVPKLQATAEQAVRDGLEAVDRRQGYRGAQGKLEEAQWKRYRELIVQRIDEAGRRQKDQGYVADLAPLAQPLAAAAPAKAPTAQEVEGAEEQQPAALAADTDSEEEEARSPERERVGQVLLKPMEEGLRLTGYVTEVDAKRNVARVDLVGRTAEVSFDSVTWARQKKKSAPKNISDVFTPGELVFVRVLKAPPAPAFVEATLDQVPVVQGGLVVINPANRNVVAMVGGYDAERSSFNRATQAKRQPGSSFKPFIYGAALASGRFTPLSMVNDAPESIRDPYTGKTWRPKNFDGRFEGPMTLRTALSKSKNTVSVRLIESITPATAIDFARRAGIRSALPENLTLALGTGEVTMLEAVNAYATLQANGRYAEPLTLLRVRDAKGTVLEEHQPAFEETLPPAVAYLTTSLMRSVVEDGSARAVRELNRPAAGKTGTTNESKDTWFNGYTMDWVASAWVGFDDNTPLGSSETGGRAALPIWLNFMRVAEEGLPARDFEVPPGVTQVRIDPVTGLLAGNAVPGRMEPYLEGTQPTAEAPPPGQVTPDNYFLEEGGKRGL
- a CDS encoding tetratricopeptide repeat protein, whose protein sequence is MNPKTRTRSRRPASSRRFTVPPALRKALIPAALAALGLAAWEDVPLPRLLKPWLSHALEARAGQGPVAAAPTLPLAVTVLEPSLMAAPLLVDEAAPMEAPTDAPVPGDALALPHTHARRVDHVARAQGLRELGDLSGAVTELRRALHDDPGATDALAQLARTARLAGDTRLAIGAYARLGQAEPHDAGALVQQARLLVSEGRFPDAVRVGEEALLRDPEDPEVYQVLGRAHLGAQELTSAILRFQQAVHLDPEHGHALNNLGFAYLRANDNARAVEILTQAASLLPHVAYVQNNLGVACERLGRLEEARAAYAAATRLSPRYVQARVNAERVGRVARADPAGPVTPEPLPPAAP
- the xth gene encoding exodeoxyribonuclease III; this encodes MRIATWNVNSVRARQQRLVNWLKSAQPDVLCLQELKCTDADFPFDAVKEAGYFAAVHGQKTYNGVAILAKTEPTDVIRGLSDGVDDTHARFISATVNGIRVVSAYAPNGQQVDSPAYVYKLEWYRRLRNYLDTRHKPDDLVVMGGDWNIAPDPIDVYDVAQWEGQTLFTLRERDALQQVCAFGLTDAFRKLHPDVQKFSWWDYRMLMFPKNKGVRIDHLFLTAPLVPRLTACDVDREERKGQQPSDHAPVWLELKD
- a CDS encoding threonine synthase, translated to MSVLRLECTKCDQTYAPGKVWNLCTACQAPLFARYDLERAAKTLRKEALPGRERSMWRYHEVLPVDDPAQRLSLGEGFTPLLPAPRLGSWLGLQRVWVKDESGNPTGSFKARGLSAAVSMAKVLGAKAVCLPSAGNAGSALAAYAARGGLEAHVFVPKDIASLFLMETRAYGAHVETVDGLISDAGRVCAGLAKEHGWYECATLKEPYRVEGKKTMGYELAEQLGWTLPDVILYPTGGGTGLIGMWKAFDEMEAMGLIDSKRPRMVAVQAEGCAPIVKAHAEGKPDAPMWQGATTHAHGLRVPKALGDFLILRAVKASHGTAVSVTEEEIVQGTKDAAAAEGLFMAPEGGACVAALKKLQAAGDVKPEETVVVFNTGTGFKYVENMAPLW
- the sitA6 gene encoding SitA6 family polymorphic toxin lipoprotein yields the protein MRLFAIVLCVWLAGCASAPLPALEDWGTAEDDACGGHDRCVALVCADDLCGLYRCEDTGGLLARGGIRPPVSSAAPGSGPRRNWGSAQSLPGDRDAIFVIRWYNHPAPAPPPDGRKPSGSGWVKHHLYSQEERLAEFFWWRGRINVHDFTMVIPRAEHVRIHGPGGRGGPWNQAWRDFSRKNSNATPKEIQDPLARMIVDFNIMGPIVSYYQLR
- the sitI6 gene encoding SitI6 family double-CXXCG motif immunity protein, producing the protein MNAAKGARFTGFIDGTHRWGLPGGLCPVCGSSPGGLGEAYPSVDLSGWAHREELAEARQVPLEEYERLRDLVRLQVPFEAPLLPGAEFGPLIGKASGKWSALDLYDPWTLVMRSEIVDLLREAGIALRASKMDLRFRSKVEVELREVEIHCRGRLHDSCFPGGRERPCERCGRQGGSYPDAPILDGSTLTGDLDLFRLTDYTTIIIATERFVDAVNRFGFEGVVFKEIPVL
- a CDS encoding glycoside hydrolase family 31 protein, giving the protein MHVADAHVESHRLRLSGRHAVLEVSCPLPGVLRLRHAPVSSEIGFLHPELPGKRSWSVIAEGVHPLKVERDGERARVTAEGVSLDVDTESGTWRFRDAHGRELARCVDVSGEVQAAYPMSRHRARLKLRAPEGERYLGFGEKVGPLDKRGMHFTFWNTDVVPHHPDTDPLYQSIPFFMGLRDGVAWGFFLDESWRSEVDVALADASRMAWESWGPELDCYLFAGPLPADVVRRYAALTGRPPLPPLWSLGAQQSRWGYENAQDIRGVIQGYRQRGLPLDCVYLDIDYMDGYKVWTWDSARYPDPAGLVREAAAQGVRLVPIIDPALKLEPGWNVYEDAKARDYLVRYDRGGVLVGEVWPKPAVFPDLTRPEVQRWWGGLHRDFVALGMAGFWNDMNEPSCFGVQPDVGILTLTSERAEGTGTVEGKTLPYDARHGEKRHLEVHNVYALGMAKGAFEGLRELRPEARPFLLTRAGFAGIQRYSAVWTGDNSSHWTQLETSLPMLMGLGLAAVALTGVDIPGFIGRANGELLVRWMQTGTFYPLMRNHAGKGTSPQEPWRFGEPYLTLARAALERRYRLLPTLYTLMHEASETGLAPMRPLLMEAPGDADAAGAFDQFLFGRDLLVAPVVRPGQTKRLAYLPAGAWLEWPGLERPGEVREGGRHVIADGPLDTVPVWLRAGGAVALTRPALHTTDANWKHLEWHVHAAPEIHGRLYEDAGDGYGESRLTELRGGVTDGVLRLERSETGTLARARTEETVRVYGLTSARRVTGARAHRFEDGVLELQVAADWTRLDVAP